TTCCTGCTGCTCTTCGCGAGCGTGCAGTTCGCGCTGTATTTCTTCGCCGACCACGTGGCACAGGCGGCGGCACAGGCCGGAGCGCGCAAGGCGCGCCAGGAGGCGGACGCCGACCCGGGCGGCTGGCGGGGCAAGGCCGCCGCCACCTCCGGCACCTACATCGACCAGCTCGGCCCCAAGCTCGTGCTGAAACCCGACGTCCGGATGCTGCAACCCGAGGCGAACACCGTAGGGGTGGAGATCCGCGCCAAGGTGCCCGCCGTCTTTCCCGGTCTCGACCTCGATGTGCATGCCCTGTCCCAGGGCCCGGTCGAGCGGTTCGTGCCGGACGGGGGTGAGTGAGGTGGAGCGCGGCCCGGAGGAGCGCTGGGGGGACGCGGGGCTGTCCACGATCGAGGTCGTGATCCTGGCGCCGGTGATGATGCTCTTCATCCTGGTCCTCGTCGGCTTCGGACAGCTCGTGGACGGGCGGGGCGCCGTGGACAGCGCCGCACGGGACGCCGCACGCGCGGGCTCCCTCCAGCACGGCGGCCACGGCGCCGCGATGAACGCGGCACAGCGCGCGGCGACCGCCACCTTGCGGGGCACCTGCGCGGGAGGCGTGACCGTACGGGACGCGGGCAGCGACTACCGCTCCGGAGGGCTCTTCACCGTCGAGGTGAGCTGCCGGGTGCGCGGGCTGGACCTGCTGGGCCTGGACATCGCCAAGGAGATCGCGGGGCGGTCGAGTTCGCCGATCGACCCGTACCGGAGGACCGGATGAACGCGCGCCTGCCGGAGCACCGGATGAACGCGCGTCCGGGGTGGGACGCGACGGCGCGGGGGTGGCTGCGGACGCGGCGCGACGCCTGCGACGACCGCGGGTCGGGCGCCGGTGCCGTCATCATCTTCGCGCTGCTGTTCCTGGTGCTCGCGGCCTTCGTGGTGGACGGCGGTCTGTCGATCTCGCAGCGCGAACGCGCCGCCGACATCGCGGAACAGGCCGCGCGCTACGCGGCACAGGACATCGACGAGGAGGCCCTGCGTGCCAGCCAGGGCAAGAACGCGCCCATCAACTACGAGAACTGCCCCCAGCGGGTCGGCAAGTTCGCCCGCCAGTCGGGCCTGTCGGGCGCCGATGTCGCGGCATCCGGCTGCGTCGCGGCGAGCGCCCAGCAGGTCGAGGTGCGCATCCGGCTGACCTACCGGCCGGTGCTCACCGGGCTGTTCTACAGCGCACCGCTCACGGTCCACGGCACGGCCAAGGCAGAGTCCGTGACGGGCTGAGCCGCACGACGGGCCGCCCGGCAATCCGCCCTCCAGCCGCCCCGCCCCCCATCCGCCCTCTACCCCCCTCCCTTCCAGCCTTCGTCCCTCTAGCCCTCGGGAGCACACGACATGGCGCGCCGCAGTACGACACCGGCACCGGCCCCGGGCGGGCCCAGGGCCCGCACGCGCACGCCCGTTCCGGTGCGCACGCGGCGCACGTTCGGGGACGTGATGAAGGCGCTGTGCGCCGTCGTCGCCCTGGCCGTGCTGGTCGTGGGGGTGCCGGTGGCGCTGGCGTACGTCATCGGCTGGCCGCTGCCGCACCAGATGCCGTCCCTGGACACGCTGCGCGACGAGGTCAGCGCCGGCGTCTTCATCGACGTGCTGACGGTCGTGGTGTGGCTGGCCTGGGCGCAGTTCACGGCGTGTGTGCTGGTCGAGGTGAAAGGGGCCGTCTCCGGGGTGGGCCTGCCCGCGCGGGTCCCGGGGGCGGGGCCCAGCCAGATGCTGGCGCGGCAACTGGTGGCCGCCGCATTGCTGCTGGGGTCGACAGCGGGCAGCTTCGCGCCCGGACTGGCGCAGCTGGGCCCCGGGTTCCAGCCGCACCATCAGCAGACCGTGGCGGCGGCCGAGCTGACCCCAGGAGCGCAGCACGGCGTCGCCCAAGCAGCGCATGCGTCCGGGGCCGGTATGAGCACCATGGGGGAGCGTGACGGGGACGGGGACGGCGGCCTCGCACCGGATGGCAGTAGAAAACAGGCGAACACGGTGCGCGGCCCGGAGGACCCGGCGGGGACAGATCGCGCTTCGGCGGCCTCGTCGCCCGCGGCGGCCTCCTCGAAGACGAAGTTCTACCGAATTCAGCCGCCCCAGGGGCGCCACCACGACTCACTGTGGGAGGTCGCCGAGCGGCACCTGAACGACGGCCGCCGCTACAAGGAGATCTACCGCCTCAACAAGGACAGGGTGCAGCCGGATGGTTCGAAACTGTCCGAGGCCAGCTTGATCAGACCGGGCTGGATCATGGAGATGCCCGCCGACGCCCACGGCGGCGAGCTGGTCGAAATGCCCGATGACGCCCGCGAGATCAGCGCCCGCGAGCGCGGCCAGTACGAGGCGTACCAGAACAACGGCGGCGACCGCGGGCAGGGCGATGGCGCCCAGCAGCAACAGCCCCCGCGCCCCGACGGCACGGATGAGCGGCAGCAGCCGGACGACCCGGGAGACACCGGACAGCCCGGAGGTACGGAGAAGCCGGACGCGCCGGAGGGTACGGAGAAGCCGGACGCGCCGGGGGGTACGGAGAAGCCCGACGCGCCGGAGGGTACGGAAGATCCCGGCCGCTCCGAACAGCCGGACGAGCCGGGCGACCAGCGTGACAAGCAGCCCGACGATCAGCCGGACATCCAGCCCGGCGACCAGGACAGCGATCAGCCCAGCGTTCAGCCCGGCGACGAGGACAGCGACAAGGACAGCGACCGGGACAGCGACAAGGGCGGTGCCAAGGACGAGACGGACGTCGTCCCGCCCGTCGAGCACACGCCCGACCGCCAGGAACAGTCGGTGCCCGAGGCCCCGGGAGAGCAGTCCACCCGCCCGGACGAGCTGGGCCTGGACACCGGCGACGAGGACGGACTGCCGGGTCCCGGCATCCCCCAGCCGGACGTCATCCGCCCCGGCGCCCCCGGCACTTCGCCCGAGGTGCCGGACAGCGGCTCCGCCCAGGAGCGGACCGGACCGGAGGTCTCGGTACCGGACGCCCCCTCGTCGGACTCGGACTCGGACTCGGACGCGCACGAGGACGCGGACAAGCAGCAGGACTCCGGCAAGCAGCAGGACGGCAAGGGGGGCAAGGGCGACGACTCCTCCTCCGACCTCGCCAACGCCGGTCTCCCCGACTCCGCCGACGGCACCAACGAGCTGAACCCGGACCAGAAGGATCAGCAGGGCCAGAAGGACCAAGGGGGCGACAAGGACCGGCACGAGGGCGGGGACGAGGCACAGGGCGGCGGCCTCCTCGGCTCCGTCGGGCTTCCCGAAACCCTCCTCGGCGCCCCGCTGTTGGCCGCCGGGGTGCTGGCCGCGCTGGGCAGGCGGCGGCGCGCGGCGCTGTGGCAGTCCGTCACCGGGGCCGTGCGGCGGGGGCCCGGCGACGACTTCCCGGAGCCGAGCGACCCGGCGGCAGCCGCCAGGGACGCGCTGCTGGTCGGCGCCGATCCCGAGGCCGTGCGCTTCCTGGACCGTGCGCTGCGCGGGCTGGCCGAGGACCTCACCGAGCTGGGCAGGCCGCTGCCCGTCGTCTACGCGGCCTGGCTGAGCGGCCAGGAGCTGCACCTCCAGCTCGCGGAGGAGTACGGGGCGCCGCCCGCGCCGTGGCGGTTCGGGCAGAGCCCGAGCTTCTGGACCATCCAGCGCGTGCACACCCGTGTCGACGTGGACGGCACGGCGCCGGCCCCGTATCCGGGCCTGGTCAGCCTCGGTCTGCGCGGCTCCACGCGGCTGTTGCTCAACCTGGAGGCGGTGCCGGGGCTCGTCTCGGTGGCCGGAAGCCAGGAGCAGCGCACCTCGCTCCTCGCCTCCGTCGCCGCCGAACTGGCCACCGGAAGCTGGTCGGAGGGGGTCACCCTGACCCTCGTGGGCTTCGGCGCGGAGCTGACGGCGCTCGCGCCGGACCGTATGCGGCACCTCGCGACCGTGGCGGAGCTGCTGCGCGAGGGCGAGGACGGGCGCTCCGCGCTGCGGACGCCCCACGTCGTGCTCGTCGGCGGAGGCGGAGGCGGCACCGGCAGCAGAAACGGCAGCGGCAGCGGCACAAGCACCGGCACCGGCACCGAGCCCGACGCGGACGAGGCCGCACGGCTGGCCGAGCTGGCTTCGGACGGCGTCGGCTGTGTCGTCGGGCTCCCGGCCGGAGCACTGCCCGGCACCGTATGGGAGTTCGAGATCGGGGACGACGGCACCCTCGTCGCCCCGCAGATGGGCCTTGAGGTGCGTGCCCAGCTGCTGCCCGAGGCCCAGCGCGCCGCCGTCGTCGAGCTGTTCGCCGGAGCGGACGGGGACGGCGCCGGGGAGGCGGGCGAAGGCCCGGCCTTCCGCGTGGATCTGAGCGACGGCGGGCGGCCCGCCGTCTACGCGCGGCTGATGGGCCCGTACGAGATCCTCGGCCTGGAGGAGCCGGAGGAGTCGCGCAGCGCCCTGCTCCACGAGGCCCTCGCACTGCTCCTGCTGCACCGCGAGGGTGTGCATCCCCGGGTGCTGGCCTCGGCGCTGTGGCCCAAGGGCGTCACGGACGACGTGTGCGAGGCGCTCATCGAGCGGCTGCGCCGCTGGCTGGGCATCGAGACCGACGGCACGCCCCGGCTGGGCACCGGCCCGGACGGCAGGCTGGTGCTGCGGCCCTCGGTCGTCTCGGACTGGGACGTGCTGCGCACCCTGCACCACGGCAGCACCGGCGAGCGCGGTGCCCGGCTCGCTCCGCAGTTGCGCAGGCGCCAGCTCGCGGACGCCCTGGAACTGGCGCGCGGCCCCCTGTTCTCGGACCGGCCCGAGGGACGGTACGGCTGGCTGGCGTACGAAGTGACCGAGGCGCAGCACCCGTTGCTCGTCGCCGAGACGGGGCTCGCGCTGGCCGCCGAGCACCTGCGCTTCGAGGAGCCGGAGCAGGCCGTGGCCGCCGTCCGCGCCGCGCTGCGCAGCGCGGCGGCCGACGAGCGGCTGTGGGAGCAACTGCTGCGCACGGCCCACGCCACCGGGGACCCGGCCGAACTGGATGAGGCGGTGCGCTGGGTGACGGAGCGCAGCGCGCGGCTGCACGGCCCGGAGCGCGGGATGCCGCCGCGCACCGCCGCCCTCCTGGACGAGCTGGCCCCCGGCCACCAGCGCCCCGGCCGTCCCGGTGCTGAGCCCTCCCGGGGCTGAGCCGTCCAAGGGCTGAGTCCTCGAAGGGCTGAACCGGACCGGGGCTGAGCCGTCCCGGCGAGAGGGAGAGCAGGAGAGGCGGGCGGAGGGCAGGAGAAGCGGGCTTCACGGCCCCTGGAACGACCGCTGTTGCCCCATCGTCACGATCGTCACGCGGTTGCAACCCCCCACCGGGGTCCGCCCGGTGCCCGGGCACGTCACAGCCCCGAACGCACAACGGGGCAACGGTGTGAGGGGACACGTATGAGGCGGGGATGGAGCAGGTGGGCGGCGGGTGCGCTGGCGGCGGGGCTGCTTGCCGGGTGCACCGGAGGATCGCAGGAAGCCACGGACATGGCCGACGACTCGGCAAAGGGAGGCGGTGCCGGGGCACCGGCCCCCGGATACCAGAGGGGTGAGGACGGCGGAACCCCGGGCGCCGAGCCCACCGAACCCGCCGACTTCCGCTCCACCTTCGCGCTGGATGTGGACACCGCCTCCTACAGCTACGCACGGCGCACGCTGAAGGACGGCGCGCTGCCCGCGCCGGGCACCGTGCGTACCGAGGAGTTCGTCAACAGCTTCCCGCAGGGCTACAAGCGGCCGGACAACGACGGCTTCGCCGTCTCCGCCGACGGCGCCCGCACGGGCGACGGGTGGTCGCTGATGCGCGTGGGCCTGGCGACAAAGGCGGATAATCCGGATGCGAAGCGTCGGCCTGCCGCGCTCACCTTCGTCCTGGACGTGTCCGGCTCGATGGCCGGGGAGGGACGGCTGGATCTGGTGAAGGGCGCGCTGAAGAAGGCGGCCGGCAAGCTGCGCTCCCAGGACTCCGTCTCGCTGGTGACCTTCAGCGGCGACGCGGAGACCGTGCTGCCGATGACGCGCATGGGGGACGGCGGCCGGAAGCGGCTGCGGGACGCCGTCGGGGAGCTGAAGCCGCAGGCCAGCACGAACCTCGGCGCCGGGATGAAGGAGGGCTACCGGCAGGCCTCCGAGCACCGGCAGGCGGGCGCCACCAACCGCGTCGTCCTGCTGTCCGACGCCCTGGCCAACACGGGGGAGACGAACGCGAAGGAGATCCTCCGCAGCGTCGCCTCGCACCGCAAGGAGCAGGGCATCTCGCTGTTCGGCGTCGGCGTGGGCAGCGACTACGGCGACGCGCTCATGGAGAAGCTGACCAACAAGGGCGACGGGCACACCGTGTACATGTCCACCATGAGCGAGGCCCAGGAGATCTTCGTCAACCAGCTGCCCCGCAACATCGGCCTGCGCGCCCGGGACGCCAAGGCGCAGGTGGTCTTCGACCGGGACACCGTCGACAGCTTCCGGCTGCTCGGCTACGAGGACCGCAAGGTGGCCGACGACGACTTCCGCGACGACCGGGTGGACGGCGGCGAGATCGGGCCGGGCCACACCGTCACCGCGCTCTACGCGGTCCGGCTGAACAAGGGCGCACAGGGACCCGCGGCCACCGCGAGGGTCCGCTGGCTGGACCCCGACAACAGGAAGCCGCACGAGGAG
This sequence is a window from Streptomyces sp. NBC_01775. Protein-coding genes within it:
- a CDS encoding vWA domain-containing protein, which encodes MRRGWSRWAAGALAAGLLAGCTGGSQEATDMADDSAKGGGAGAPAPGYQRGEDGGTPGAEPTEPADFRSTFALDVDTASYSYARRTLKDGALPAPGTVRTEEFVNSFPQGYKRPDNDGFAVSADGARTGDGWSLMRVGLATKADNPDAKRRPAALTFVLDVSGSMAGEGRLDLVKGALKKAAGKLRSQDSVSLVTFSGDAETVLPMTRMGDGGRKRLRDAVGELKPQASTNLGAGMKEGYRQASEHRQAGATNRVVLLSDALANTGETNAKEILRSVASHRKEQGISLFGVGVGSDYGDALMEKLTNKGDGHTVYMSTMSEAQEIFVNQLPRNIGLRARDAKAQVVFDRDTVDSFRLLGYEDRKVADDDFRDDRVDGGEIGPGHTVTALYAVRLNKGAQGPAATARVRWLDPDNRKPHEESRTVGVGALTGGSLWTKRTGGDADRDADGEVSEEAAEGQGKVPSRLRLAAVAAYFADALRTRPDGTRPESTPPGSTPPGSIGPDGEPEPAAKEQDTPSRLPGAPSLSDLRTEARRLAKETGLRSADRLATDIGRAERLDGRDETYRPEE
- a CDS encoding TadE family protein → MGGGRRLATWARRRWEEISRRGDSGMSAIEFVFLTPVLFLLLFASVQFALYFFADHVAQAAAQAGARKARQEADADPGGWRGKAAATSGTYIDQLGPKLVLKPDVRMLQPEANTVGVEIRAKVPAVFPGLDLDVHALSQGPVERFVPDGGE
- a CDS encoding TadE/TadG family type IV pilus assembly protein produces the protein MNARPGWDATARGWLRTRRDACDDRGSGAGAVIIFALLFLVLAAFVVDGGLSISQRERAADIAEQAARYAAQDIDEEALRASQGKNAPINYENCPQRVGKFARQSGLSGADVAASGCVAASAQQVEVRIRLTYRPVLTGLFYSAPLTVHGTAKAESVTG
- a CDS encoding TadE/TadG family type IV pilus assembly protein codes for the protein MERGPEERWGDAGLSTIEVVILAPVMMLFILVLVGFGQLVDGRGAVDSAARDAARAGSLQHGGHGAAMNAAQRAATATLRGTCAGGVTVRDAGSDYRSGGLFTVEVSCRVRGLDLLGLDIAKEIAGRSSSPIDPYRRTG